One Bufo gargarizans isolate SCDJY-AF-19 chromosome 4, ASM1485885v1, whole genome shotgun sequence DNA window includes the following coding sequences:
- the LOC122934744 gene encoding oocyte zinc finger protein XlCOF6-like, producing MEEWEYLEEHKDLYKDAMMENHQSLTSPDGSSQRNPPERCPSPQYSQDCPGEKPNIPLDHQESSGETTRGLEKPISVSVKVEDRMSDSYGHLHISSHHEAEDNNTIQDDLITPNVPSVLHSRDLSTDTIGHKKPSSKQLLIGKTRTKQKCGNIFSSFKKKSNLFLHERNCRNNRSFSCLTCGKSFSMKSILVRHQRTHTGENPYSCPECGKGFNNQSNFIRHRRTHTGEKPFTCLECGKCFIQKSNLVTHQRTHTGEKPFSCLECGKSFSMKSMLVAHQRTHKRENPYSCPECGKGSISQSSFIRHQRTHTGEKPYSCPECEKSFILKSCLVRHQRTHTGEKPFLCLECGKCFSRKSNLVAHQRTHTGEKLYSCPECGKGFNSQYNFSQHQRTHTGEKPFSCLECGKCFSCKTYLVTHQRTHTGEKPFVCPECGKCFDVKSLLIQHQRIHKKKNQFSCSECGKCFSQKSHLVRHQRIHTGEKRFMCLECGKYFGAKSMLLKHTRSHTGEKPFSSLECVQPFSQKSHYVEHEKLHLEEKPFSCSQCGKCFKTQTNFFRHQRTHTGEKPFLCLECGKCFSQKSHLVAHQSTHIGAHQRTERGEKPFMCPECGKYFTVRSMLNYHLRSHTGEKPFPCLECGKCFGRKSHLVRHQRSHTGEKPFMCSDCGKCFGVKSVLIKHLRSHTGEKPFSCLECGKCFSQKSNLVRHQRTHTGEKPFVF from the exons atggaggagtgggagtatttagaagaacacaaggatctgtacaaggacgccATGATGGAGAATCACCAGTCCCTCACATCACCGG ATGGATCCAGtcagagaaatccaccagagagatgtcccagtcctcaatattcccaggactgtccagggGAGAAACCAAATATCCCACTGGATCATCAG GAAAGTTCTGGTGAAACGACGAGAGGACTTGAAAAACCCATCTCAGTGTCTGTGAAAG TGGAAGACAGGATGAGCGACTCCTATGGACATCTCCATATATCTTCTCATCATGAAGCAGAAGATAACAATACCATACAAGATGATTTAATAACTCCTAATGTACCCTCAGTCCTTCACAGCAGAGATCTATCCACTGATACCATTGGTCACAAGAAACCTTCATCTAAGCAATTACTGATTGGTAAAACAAGAACTAAACAGAAATGTGGGAATATTTTTTCTAGTTTTAAAAAGAAATCTAATCTTTTTTTGCATGAGAGAAATTGCAGAAATAACAGGTCATTTTCATGCTTGACATGTGGAAAATCTTTTAGCATGAAGTCCATTctagttagacatcagagaactcacacaggggagaatccgtattcatgtcctgaatgtgggaaaggcTTTAACAATCAATCAAATTTTATTCGGCAtcggagaactcacacaggggagaagccatttacaTGTCTTGAATGTGGAAAGTGCTTTATTcaaaaatcaaatcttgttacacatcagcgaactcacacaggggagaagccattttcatgtcttgaatgtggaaaatcttttagCATGAAATCCATGCTAGTtgcacatcagagaactcacaaaaGGGAGAatccatattcatgtcctgaatgtgggaaaggcTCTATCAGTCAATCAAGTTTTATTcggcatcagagaactcacacaggggagaagccatattcatgcccAGAATGTGAGAAATCTTTTATTCTGAAATCttgtcttgttagacatcagagaactcatacAGGTGAGAAGCCATTTCTATGTCTTGAATGTGGAAAGTGCTTTAGtcggaaatcaaatcttgttgcccatcagagaactcacacaggagagaagctatattcatgtcctgaatgtgggaaaggcTTTAACAGTcaatataatttttctcagcatcagagaactcatacaggagagaagccattttcatgtcttgaATGCGGGAAATGCTTTAGTTGTAAGAcatatcttgttacacatcagagaactcacacaggagagaagccatttgtgtgtcctgaatgtgggaagtgttttgatGTGAAGTCATTGCTTATacaacatcaaagaattcacaaaaaaaagaatcaattttcatgttcagaatgtgggaaatgttttagtcagaaatcacatcttgttcgacatcagagaattcacacaggagagaagcgatTTATGTGTCTTGAATGTGGTAAGTATTTTGGTGCGAAATCAATGCTTCTAAAACATacaagaagtcacacaggagagaagccattttcatcttTAGAATGTGTGCAACCTTTTAGCCAGAAATCACATTATGTCGAACATGAAAAACTCCACTTagaggagaagccattttcatgttcacaatgtgggaaatgctttaagaCTCAAACAAATTTTTTTCGGCATCAGAGAACTCATACAGGTGAGAAGCCATTTCTATGTCTTGAATGTGGAAAGTGCTTTAgtcagaaatcacatcttgttgcaCATCAGAGCACTCACATAGGAGCACATCAGAGAACTGAaagaggagagaagccatttatgtgtcctgaatgtgggaagtattTTACGGTGAGATCAATGCTTAACTATCATctaagaagtcacacaggggagaagccatttccatgtcTTGAATGCGGAAAATGTTTTGGtcggaaatcacatcttgttagacatcagagaagtcacacaggggagaagccatttatgTGTTCTGATTGTGGGAAGTGTTTTGGTGTGAAATCAGTGCTTATAAAACATctaagaagtcacacaggagagaagccattttcatgtcttgaatgcgggaaatgttttagtcagaaatcaaatcttgttagacatcagagaactcacacaggggaaaagccatttgtgttctga